ACGCCGGGTTTGCCGCCGAGCGGGTCTGCCTCCAGGCCGGAGTCGTCGGCGACGACAATCTCGCCCGGCGCAAACCGGCTGTAGTGCTCAGCCTTCTTGCGCGCGTTGCCTTCAAACGCGGGCGCGTCTTCGATGATGCCGGGCAGGGCAGCGAAGCCGGGCAGCGCGAGAACTTCCACGCACGGTCCCGTGGCGGCCCCGGCGAAATCGCGCAGCTTGCCGGGATTCGAGGTGGCGATGAGAAGGCGCATGCAAGTATGAAGTACGATTCGCGATTTACGAAGGACGCACCCGAACAGCTCGCGACGAAGCCACTTCACAAATCGTACTTCGTAAATCGTACTTCTCGCGCGAAACTATTTCCCGGACCGCGAATCCAATCCCGCGGAGCAATCCATGTTTAGCGGCGTATTCAGCGGAAACGAACGCAGGCAACTGGAAGCCAAGATGAAGGCCGCGGGCCGGCTGCCGCCCAACCAGGCGCTGACGCTCAAGTGGCCCGTTCTGCACTACGGTTCGGTGCCCCACTTCGATCCGGCGCGATGGGACCTGAAGTTGTTCGGCGCAGTGGAATCGCCGCTGCGTTTCACCTGGGACGAGTTCAACCGCCTGCCGCGCGTTCGCGTGACCAGCGACTTCCATTGCGTTACGCGCTGGAGCCGCTTCGACAATCATTGGGAAGGCGTGGCGTTTCGCGAGTTGCTCAAGCGGATGAAGCCGAAGCCGGGCGCGAAATACGTCCTCATCCACGGCGAGCAGGGATACACCGCCAACGTCCCGCTGGCCGATCTCGACCGCGACAACGTGCTGCTTGCCACGCACCACGACGGCTCTCCGCTCACCGCCGAGCACGGTGGCCCGCTGCGGCTGATCGTGCCGCATCTGTACGCGTGGAAGTCGGTGAAATGGCTGCGCGGCTTCGAATTCCAGGAGCAGGAGCACGCCGGATTCTGGGAGCGCAACGGTTACCACATCTACGGCGACCCGTTTAAGGAGCAGAGGTTCGATACGGACTGAAAACCGGCCACGAGCGCTCAGCAATTGGTATTTGGCCCCTGTGCCTCCCGGTGGAAACTGGACGGCCAATGCCAACTGCTAAATGCCAAGTGCCGGGGACGATGAACGTCGCCGAACGGACCTACTTCACAATCGCGTTATACCCATCGCCCGCCAGCCGGTCTTTCATCGCGGCGGCGTCTTTGCGATCGGGGAACGGGCCCACTTGCACGTGGAAGAGCCTGTCGTTGGAATCGGGAACGGTGAAGACGGGATAGTTCTTCTTGCGCAGGGCGGCGGCCAGCGCGTCCGCATCGTCGCGCTTGGTCACGGCGGCAATCTGCACAACGAATCCTGAAACCGGCGTCGCCGACGAAGCGGCCGGGCGCGGCGTCTCGCGCTCGGCTGGTTTCGGCGGACTCACAGCAGAAGCAGCGGCTGAAGCGGCTTCCGCCGGTTTCTCCGGCGCGTTCCGGTAGAAGGCGAGCTCGTCGGAGGTGGAAGGCTTCTCGCACGGCGCCGTGGCGCACTCGCTGGACGGTTCAGCAGCCGAGCGCGTGGCCGCGGGCTTGCCGCCAGCCACCACCGCCGGCGCAGGCGCGCTCGCGGGCGCGACGGCGGCTTCGGCCACGCCGTGCGGTGAGCTGCGGCCCAGAGTGAATCCCAGGCCGAAGAAGACGGCGCACACTACGACGAGTCCAAAGAAGAGGACGAGCAGGCGGCCCGTCCCCAGCATGATTTCCGTGTCCTGTGCTTCACGCATGAAGGCTCCAGAGTCGCTATCGGCTATCGGCCCGCAGCTCTCGCGACACGAGCGCAAGCTCGCCCTGCGGTGCGGCCGCCACTCGGGACCCAGTCATGCGGGTCTCCGAATTCAAGCCGGAAGCCGACAGCGCCATTATGTGCCGGAACCTCAGCCTTGCGAATGGCCTACCTGTTGACCAATCAGCTTCTGGATGCCGCTCAGGATATCGATCGGCAGGGGGAAGACGATGGTGGTGTTTTTCTCCACCCCGATCTCGGTCAGTGTTTGCAGGTAGCGCAGTTGGATGGACGTGGGTTGCGTGGCCAGCAGTTGCGCGGCCTCGACCAGGCGCTGCGCCGCGGCGTACTCGCCTTCCGCGTGGATGATCTTGGCGCGCTTCTCGCGCTCGGCTTCGGCCTGCTTGGCCATGGCGCGCAGCATGCTCTCGGGCATGTCGACCTGCTTCACTTCCACGGTGGTGACCTTCACGCCCCAGGGATCGGTGTGCTGGTCGAGGATGCTTTGCAGGCGGAGGTTGATCTTGTCGCGGTGCGCGAGCAACTCGTCGAGCTCCACTTCGCCGAGCACGGAGCGCAGCGTGGTCTGCGCGAATTGCGACGTCTGGTAGCGGTAGTTGTCCACCGTGACCACGGCGCGCACGGGATCGCTGACCTTGAGGAAGATGACCGCGTTCACCTTCAGGGTAACGTTGTCGCGCGTGATGATGTCCTGCGGCGGGACTTCGAACGCCTCCTGCTGCAGCGACACGCGGCGGATGCGGTCCACCGGCTTGAATACGAAGATGATGCCCGGACCCTTCGGCCGGCCGAGCACGCGTCCGAAGCGCAGGATCACGCCGCGCTCCCACTCGTTCAGGATCTTGATGCAGCTCAGCAGGTAGACAACGACGATAGTGACGATGATCGCGGTAGACGGCACGGGCAGCCTCCTGTTGCGGTGAGCGCGGGAATTCTAACCGCTGCCGGCCACTGGCTGCTAGCTGCCGGGCGAACAACGAAGCCACCAAGCCGGATTGAAGCCAGAAGCAAGCAGCCAGTGCCAGGAGCTAGTTCTTGGCCGGTTCCACGTGCAACAGCAGCCCCTCGACCTCACGCACGCGCACCGGCTCGCCTACGCCGATGGCGACCGGCGAGACGGCGTTCCACAACTCGCCCTGGATGAAGACTTTTCCTTCTGGACTGAGCGGCGAGCGCGCCACGCCTACTGCGCCGACCAGGCCTTCGATGCCGGTCATGCTTTTCTTGCGCCTCGCCTGCACAACCAGCGCCATCAGGAACATGGTGATCGCGCCCAGCGGAACGCTGACCGCCAGCGCGGTGGAGAGGTGCACGCGCATCGCGGGAATAGGCCCGTCAACCAGCAATAGGCCGCCGAGCGTGAGCGCCACAATGCCGCCGAGTCCCAGCACGCCGTGCGCGCTGTACTTGGCCTCGAGCGCGAAAAACGTGAACCCGAGCAGGATGAGCGCCACCGCCGCATAGTTGGTGGGCAGAATGTTCAGTGCGAACACCGCCAGCAGGATGAAGATGAAGCCGACCACGCCAGGCACGACGGCGCCGGGATGATTGAACTCGGCGTAGAGCGCCAGCATGCCCACGGCCAGCAGCACGAAGGCGACGTTTGGATCCATGATGAAGCTGAGGATGCGCTGCTTCAGCGAGTAGGGAACTTCGTGCACCGGTTTGCCGGCGAGGTGGAGAGTCACCTTGTTGCCGTCGAAGCGCGTTACCGTGCGCCCATCGAGCTGGCGGAAAAGGTCCTCGCGGTCGCGCGCGACCACGTCGATCAGGTGCTGCTGCATTGCTTCCTGGTCAGTGAAGGATTTCGACTGCCGCACGGCGCTCTCGGCGGCCTGGCTGTTGCGCCCGCGCTTGCTGGTGTAGGAGCGCATGAAGGCGGCGGCATCATTCTCCATTTTCTCCTTCATCACGGGATCGAGCTTGTCCCCGCCGCCGATGGTCACCGGGTGCGCCGCTCCGGTGTTGGTGCCGGGCGCCATCGCGGCGACGTCGGCTGCCTCGAGGATGAAGAAGCCGGCGCTGGCGGCGCGCGCCCCCGTCGGCGCCACGTAAACAACCACCGGCGCCGGCGAGGAGAGAACCTTGCTCACGATGGAACGCGTGGAGTCCACCAGTCCGCCGGGCGTGGAAAGTTCGATGAGCACGGCGTCGGCGTGATTGTTGCGGGCGTAATCGATGGCGCGGCCGATCACCTCGTCGCTGATGGGATGGATCATGTCGTCAATCGTCACCTTGACGACTTGCGCCGCCGCCGGCGCGCACAGCAGCAGCGCCCACACGAGGACGCAGGCGTGGAGACCTGGCTTGCTGCGTCTCCCCCGCGGTTCCCGGCGATGGACCAACCCAGCGTTCATGGCTGTGGCGTGGCCGCGGATGCGGCGCCCTGGCGCGCGGCGACGGCGCGCTGCAAAGTGAGCGCAGCCGCGTTGGCCGGCTCCAGTTCGAGCGCGCGCGCCACGTTCGCGGCGGCTTCGTCTGTCCTATTGTCGCGCAAATCGAGGCGGGCGAGGATGAGATACGCTTCCGCCGAAGGCTGCAGCCGCACCGCCGCCAGAGCTTCGCTGCGCGAGCGCGCCGCGTCCGACTTTTCCAGGGCCGCCGCCCAGCCCAGGTGCGCCGCGGCGTTGGCCGGGTTGAGCATCACTGCCTCGCGGAACTGCTGCTCGGCCTCGAGCAGGAATCCGTCGGCCAGGAACTGGCGCCCGCGCTCCACGTGGAAGGCGGCGTGGGTCGCCGGATCGGTTCGTGCCATGCGGGCTTCGGCGGCGTTCTGCATCTCGAGCGCCATCTGCCGGAAGGAAACCTCGTCGTAGTTGCGCTTGATGCGCTCCAGCGGCACGCGCGAGCCGGCCGCGGCCGGTTCCGGGCCGCGGATCGAGCTGAGCGAATCCAAAAAAGCCTTGGCCTCGCTGTCTCCCGGACGCCGCGCCAGCGCCTCGCGCAGTTGCCGCGACGCTCCGGCCGTATCGCCGTTGCGGAACAGCGCGACCGCGAGGTTGAAGCGATAGTCCGGGTCGTTCGGATCGGCCTGAACAGCCTTCTGGAAGTAGTCGAGCGCCGCGGCGTGTTTGCCGCGTCGCGAGGTCACCACGCCCAGGTTATTGCAGACTTCGGTGAGCGGCAGCCGCGCGGCAACGGTGGTGAATGCAGCTTCGGCCTTGTCGAACGCGCCCAGGTAGTAGTCGGCCAGGCCCTCGAAGAATGCCGCTTCGCCGGCCTGAGGAGCCGTGCGCGGCGTCTTCGCCAGCCAGAGCGCGGCGTTCTCGTAATCGCGGCCGGCGAAGTACGCCTTCCCGAGCTGGAGAATGGCCGCCGTGTAGCCCGCATTGAGCCGCACCGCTTCGCGCAGATAGCGCAGCTTCTGCGCGCGTTCGGTGGCGGTCACGCCGCGGACGTAGTTCTCCAACGCGTCCAGCCGGATGGGCGCTGCCGCCGCCACAAACGAATTCTTGGCGGCGAGCGTTTCCGGTTCGAGGACACGGAGCACGTTCCACGCCAGGGCGCTCTGCACTTCCAGAATGTTGAGCAGCGGGCCAGTCTCGGTCGCCGGCGGAAAAAGCCGCATGCCCTTGATGGCGAGCACCTGGGCTGTGGCGGAGAACGTCTGGCCGTCGTAGTTGAAGCTGCCCAGCACGGCGTAGTCGGCGTCCATTTCCTCGGCGATGCGGTACATGGTGGCGCGCGACAGGCGCAGGCCGGCCGGCACGCCCAGCCGGTCGAAGGCGTAAAGGCGCTCCTCGCGTCCCATGACGAACAGGGAAGGCGAGCGCAGCCGCTGCCCAATCACTTCCGGGAAGGCCTCGCTGATCCACTCCAGTCCCGGCGCGTGCGACTGGTTCTCGAACGGCATGACCACAATGGTCTGCGCCGTGGGCGCGTGGAACTGGGCCGGGGCCGCTGCCGCGAGCACCGGCAGCAGGAATGCACAGAACAACCGGGAGCGCCTCAAGATAAAACGATTATAAGGGGCCGCGGAAAGCCGGCGGGAGCACCCGGCGGAAGCCGGCCTGCGCCGCTCGTCCCCTACCCCGGAACTTTTACCGGCTGTTCAACAACTCTGGTTGACTTGGGGTGTTTGAAACGATACAAAGTAAGTGGACACTTACAACTTGGCCACCCTCGTCACATCCCGTATGCCGGGACGAGCGCCGGCGCGCACCGCTTCACGCCTGAACTCCCGCTTGGGTCCGGAAGACCGGCGCGAGCAGATCCTCGACTCCGCCATCCCCTTGTTCGCGCGCCACGGTTTCAACGGGACCACCACGCGCCGCATCGCGGAAAAGGCCGGCGTCAACGAAGCCATCATCTTCCGTCATTTCCCAACCAAGCAGGACCTCTACTGGGCCATCATCGAGCGCAAGTGCCGCACCGCGGGCCGGCGACAGATGATCCAGGAAAAACTTTGCAGCGGCGCCAGCGAGACGGAAATCTTTACCGCCATCGCGCGCGCCATGCTGGAGCGCACCCGCAAAGACCAGGACGTGACCCGCCTGCTGCTGTTCAGCTCGCTCGAACGGCACGAGCTGAGCGAACGCTTCTTTCGCACCTACGTCTCGGAGGTCTACTACGCGCTGGGTGAGTACATCCAGGAGCGCATCGAAGCGGGCGCCTTCCGACCGGTGGACCCGGTGCTGGGGGCGCGCATGTTTCTGGGCATGGTCGTCTACCACAACTGGGTGCAGGAACTGTTTGGCGGCGGCAAGCTGCGCCGGTACGACGCTGACCTCGTCGCGCGCACCGTAGCCGAGACGTGGCTGCGCGGAGTGCAGGTCCGCGAGGCGGGAGCGCAAAACGGCAGCGCGCCAGGGGATCCACGCAGCCGGCGAGCCGTGGCTCGTGTGAACGGCGCCGCCCACAGATCGCAGACACGAAACGGGGACCGATGAAGCACATCACGCTACAGAACGCGGCGCGCCGTCCGGCGGCATGGCTGCCGCCCATCACGGCAATCTTGCTGTTGCTGGCCGGCTGCTCGGAGAAGAAGGCGGCGGGCCCGGCCGCTCCGCAGACGGTGCCGGTGTCGGTGGCCACGGCCACGGTAAGGAACGTGCCACTTGAGTTGTCGTCCATTGGCAACGTGCAGGCGTTTACCTCGGTGATGATCAAGTCGCAGGTGAACGGCATCGTCACCGCGGTGCACTTCACCCAGGGGCAGGACGTGAAGCAGGGCGACCTGCTGTTCACGCTCGACCGCCGTCCGTTCGAAGCTGACCTGGCGCGCGCGCAAGCGCAGCTCGCCAAGGACCAGGCCGACCTGGCCAATGCCCGCGCGCAGGCTGCGCGCTTCACCGCTCTGCTGAAAGAAGGCGTGGTCTCGGCGCAGCAGGCCGAGCAGATGACCACCAACGCCGCCGCGCTCGAAGCCGCCGTAAACGCCGACAAGGCCCAGGTCGAGTACTCACGCGTCCAGCTCCAGTACACGCAGATTTACGCGCCCATCAGCGGACGCACCGGCGACGTGCTGGTGCATCCCGGCAATGTCGTCAAGGCCAATGATGTTCCCGTGCTGGTGAGCATCAACCAGGTCACGCCGATATACGCCGAGTTCAGCATTCCCGAGCAGAACCTGGCCGACGTGAAGAAGTACATGGCGCTGGGCAAGCTCGCTGTTCGCGCGATGGTGGCCGATGGCGGCGCTCCGGTCGAAGGCACGCTCACCTTCGTGGACAACGCAGTTGATCCGCAGACCGGCACCATCAAGCTGAAGGGCACCTTCGCGAACACCGAGCGGCGCCTGTGGCCCGGCCAGTTCGTGAACCTGGTGCTGACCCTGGCGGTTGAACCGAACGCGCTGGTAGTTCCGTCTTCGGCGATCCAGAACGGCCAGAACGGCCCGTTCCTGTACGTCGTCAGGCAGGACAACACGGTACAGCGCCGCGACGTGATGGTAGAGCGCACCATCAACGACCAGACGGTCGTCCGCAGCGGCCTGCAGGCCGGCGAGACGGTGGTCACCGACGGACAGCTGCGTCTCCAGCCCGACGCCAGGGTTGACATCAAGAGCGCGGTGAACGCGCCGCCGGCGGGCAGCGAAACGCCCAAGGCGGCGCAGGGAAGCGGAGCCGGAGCAGGCGCGGCGCGAGGCGCCACGTCTACACCGGCAGAGGCCAGCGCCAGCAGCGACACCGCTGCGCAGCGCGGCAGGCAGGCCAGCGGACAATGAGCATCGCTGAACTTTTCATTCGACGGCCGGTCATGACCACCCTGGTCATGATCGCCATTCTGCTGTTCGGCATCGTTGCCTACCGCCAGTTGCCGGTCAGCGACCTGCCCAACGTCGACTTCCCCACCATCCAGGTGAACGCCAACCTGCCCGGCGCCAGCCCGGAGACGATGGCTTCGGCGGTCGCCATGCCGCTGGAGAAGCAGTTCTCCACCATCCCCGGCCTGGACTCGATGACCTCCACCAGCCAACTGGGGAACACGCAGATCACGCTGCAGTTCACCCTCGACCGCAACATCGACGCGGCCGCGCAGGACGTGCAGGCCATGATCGCCAAGGCGGCGCGCGACCTGCCGCCCGACATGCCCACCCCGCCTTCGTACCAGAAGGTGAATCCCGCCGATCAGCCGGTGCTGTACCTGAACGTCGCCTCCGACACGATGCGCCTCTCCGACGTGGATGAGTACGCCGAGACGCTGATCGCGCAGCGCATCTCCATGGTGCCCGGCGTGGCGCAGGTCAACGTCTTCGGCGCCGCCAAGTACGCGGTGCGCGCTCAGCTCGATCCGCGCAAGATGGCCAGCGCGCAGATCGGCATCAACGAAGTCGTCAACGCGATCCAGAACGGCAACGTCAACCTG
This genomic interval from Terriglobales bacterium contains the following:
- a CDS encoding tetratricopeptide repeat protein, which encodes MFCAFLLPVLAAAAPAQFHAPTAQTIVVMPFENQSHAPGLEWISEAFPEVIGQRLRSPSLFVMGREERLYAFDRLGVPAGLRLSRATMYRIAEEMDADYAVLGSFNYDGQTFSATAQVLAIKGMRLFPPATETGPLLNILEVQSALAWNVLRVLEPETLAAKNSFVAAAAPIRLDALENYVRGVTATERAQKLRYLREAVRLNAGYTAAILQLGKAYFAGRDYENAALWLAKTPRTAPQAGEAAFFEGLADYYLGAFDKAEAAFTTVAARLPLTEVCNNLGVVTSRRGKHAAALDYFQKAVQADPNDPDYRFNLAVALFRNGDTAGASRQLREALARRPGDSEAKAFLDSLSSIRGPEPAAAGSRVPLERIKRNYDEVSFRQMALEMQNAAEARMARTDPATHAAFHVERGRQFLADGFLLEAEQQFREAVMLNPANAAAHLGWAAALEKSDAARSRSEALAAVRLQPSAEAYLILARLDLRDNRTDEAAANVARALELEPANAAALTLQRAVAARQGAASAATPQP
- a CDS encoding TetR/AcrR family transcriptional regulator translates to MATLVTSRMPGRAPARTASRLNSRLGPEDRREQILDSAIPLFARHGFNGTTTRRIAEKAGVNEAIIFRHFPTKQDLYWAIIERKCRTAGRRQMIQEKLCSGASETEIFTAIARAMLERTRKDQDVTRLLLFSSLERHELSERFFRTYVSEVYYALGEYIQERIEAGAFRPVDPVLGARMFLGMVVYHNWVQELFGGGKLRRYDADLVARTVAETWLRGVQVREAGAQNGSAPGDPRSRRAVARVNGAAHRSQTRNGDR
- a CDS encoding sulfite oxidase-like oxidoreductase, which gives rise to MFSGVFSGNERRQLEAKMKAAGRLPPNQALTLKWPVLHYGSVPHFDPARWDLKLFGAVESPLRFTWDEFNRLPRVRVTSDFHCVTRWSRFDNHWEGVAFRELLKRMKPKPGAKYVLIHGEQGYTANVPLADLDRDNVLLATHHDGSPLTAEHGGPLRLIVPHLYAWKSVKWLRGFEFQEQEHAGFWERNGYHIYGDPFKEQRFDTD
- a CDS encoding SPFH domain-containing protein, which encodes MPSTAIIVTIVVVYLLSCIKILNEWERGVILRFGRVLGRPKGPGIIFVFKPVDRIRRVSLQQEAFEVPPQDIITRDNVTLKVNAVIFLKVSDPVRAVVTVDNYRYQTSQFAQTTLRSVLGEVELDELLAHRDKINLRLQSILDQHTDPWGVKVTTVEVKQVDMPESMLRAMAKQAEAEREKRAKIIHAEGEYAAAQRLVEAAQLLATQPTSIQLRYLQTLTEIGVEKNTTIVFPLPIDILSGIQKLIGQQVGHSQG
- a CDS encoding efflux RND transporter periplasmic adaptor subunit gives rise to the protein MKHITLQNAARRPAAWLPPITAILLLLAGCSEKKAAGPAAPQTVPVSVATATVRNVPLELSSIGNVQAFTSVMIKSQVNGIVTAVHFTQGQDVKQGDLLFTLDRRPFEADLARAQAQLAKDQADLANARAQAARFTALLKEGVVSAQQAEQMTTNAAALEAAVNADKAQVEYSRVQLQYTQIYAPISGRTGDVLVHPGNVVKANDVPVLVSINQVTPIYAEFSIPEQNLADVKKYMALGKLAVRAMVADGGAPVEGTLTFVDNAVDPQTGTIKLKGTFANTERRLWPGQFVNLVLTLAVEPNALVVPSSAIQNGQNGPFLYVVRQDNTVQRRDVMVERTINDQTVVRSGLQAGETVVTDGQLRLQPDARVDIKSAVNAPPAGSETPKAAQGSGAGAGAARGATSTPAEASASSDTAAQRGRQASGQ
- a CDS encoding nodulation protein NfeD is translated as MNAGLVHRREPRGRRSKPGLHACVLVWALLLCAPAAAQVVKVTIDDMIHPISDEVIGRAIDYARNNHADAVLIELSTPGGLVDSTRSIVSKVLSSPAPVVVYVAPTGARAASAGFFILEAADVAAMAPGTNTGAAHPVTIGGGDKLDPVMKEKMENDAAAFMRSYTSKRGRNSQAAESAVRQSKSFTDQEAMQQHLIDVVARDREDLFRQLDGRTVTRFDGNKVTLHLAGKPVHEVPYSLKQRILSFIMDPNVAFVLLAVGMLALYAEFNHPGAVVPGVVGFIFILLAVFALNILPTNYAAVALILLGFTFFALEAKYSAHGVLGLGGIVALTLGGLLLVDGPIPAMRVHLSTALAVSVPLGAITMFLMALVVQARRKKSMTGIEGLVGAVGVARSPLSPEGKVFIQGELWNAVSPVAIGVGEPVRVREVEGLLLHVEPAKN
- a CDS encoding SPOR domain-containing protein, encoding MREAQDTEIMLGTGRLLVLFFGLVVVCAVFFGLGFTLGRSSPHGVAEAAVAPASAPAPAVVAGGKPAATRSAAEPSSECATAPCEKPSTSDELAFYRNAPEKPAEAASAAASAVSPPKPAERETPRPAASSATPVSGFVVQIAAVTKRDDADALAAALRKKNYPVFTVPDSNDRLFHVQVGPFPDRKDAAAMKDRLAGDGYNAIVK